The genomic window ATTACAACAAATTATTATAAAAAACTTACAAGTAGCCCCTCAGATTAAGGCAAAAGAAGAAATCGTGAAACGTGTGCAATTTTTAAAAGACTACATGTTAGCACATCCGTTTTTAAAAACATATGTTTTAGGCATTAGCGGCGGACAAGACTCCACTTTAGCCGGTAAACTTGCACAACTAGCAATCAGTGAATTACGCGAAGAAACGGGTGATACTGATTATAAATTTATTGCCGTTCGTTTGCCTTATGGCGTTCAAAAAGATGAAGATGACGCACAAAAATCATTAAATTTTATTCAACCAGATGAATCATTAGTTATAAATGTAAAATCTAGCGTGGATGCTTTAGTGAAAGAATTAAATGAAGGTTCAACTATCGAGGTGAGTGATTTTAATAAAGGAAATATTAAAGCTCGTCAAAGAATGGTATCGCAATATGCGGTGGCAGGTCAAAGAAGTGGCGCGGTAATTGGGACAGATCATGCCGCTGAAAATCTAACAGGTTTTTTCACCAAATTTGGTGATGGCGCAGCAGATGTTTTACCTTTATTTGGATTAAACAAAAGACAAGGAAAAGCCTTGCTAAAAGAACTGGGTGCTGATAAATCATTGTATGAGAAAATTCCAACAGCTGATTTAGAAGAAAATAAACCAATGATAGCTGATGAAGATGCTTTAGGCGTGACTTATGAGGCAATTGATGATTACTTAGAAGGTAAAGAAGTTAGTGATAAAGATAGAGAAACAATTGAGAGATGGTATAAAAAGTCAGAACATAAACGTCATTTACCGATTACGTTAGGAGACACGTTTTGGGTAAAATAGAATCAAGGGTTCAAAGACGAGTAGAGCAGAAGCAAAAAAAATCATGGCTAAAAAGGATTTTTACTAATCCAATTACCAAAATCTTACTAACTTTAATTATTGTTTACTTAAGTAATTTCTATTTACAACTAAGTCAAAATTCTTGGAGCTTCTCGCTTGCGTGGAAGTTTGCCATGGAGTGGCATGTTGAGAAATTTCTACTAGGGACGCTAGTATTGCTATTTTTAGATATGTTTCTTATTAGTTTAAGCGGGTCGTTTTTAATAGGAAATATCATTTATATCACGAGTATTGGGTTACTGGGTATTGCCAACAGTCAGAAAATGGCATTGAGGATGGAACCTATCTACCCAGATGATTTAAAAATGATTTTTGAGTTTACGATGATGAAAGATATCATTGGAAATACGTATTTCATTTTAGCGTTGATACTGATAGGTCTAGCATTAGCAGGACTAGTCTATGCCTTGTATCGGTCAATTCGTTTAAGCAAGCGTCAACAAATCGTTCGTTTAGTGTGTTTTGCCGTGTCAATCGCAGGGCTATTTTATGCCAGCTTATTTAATCAACCAAACAACCTATTGCGAAAAGAATATAATAAAACAGCTTTATGGATTCCATATAGTCAAAAAATGAATTACTATAATACAGGTTTCATGGGAGGCTTTTTATATAATTTAAAAGTTGAAGCCATGGATGAACCAAAAAATTATTCGAAAGAAACAATCGACAAAATCGTCAAAAAATATGATACAAAAGCAAAAGAGAATAATGCTAAAAAGAAATACAAAGAAAAACCTAATGTGGTCTTTATCATGTCTGAAAGTTTTTCTGATCCTGAAAAGTTAGATGGCATTAAATTAAATAAAAGTCCTATTACTGATTTTAGAAGTGTAGCACGTCAGTCGGTTTATTCTGGTGAGATGTTGTCGCAAAACTATGGTGGTGGGACAGCAAATATCGAATTTGAAGCATTGACAGGAATTTCAATGGGGTTACTTAATTCTCAAATGACGACACCATATACTATGATGTTACCTAAGAAAACGGAATTTCCATCGATTGTATCGAGTTTAAAACAACAGGATTATCAAACGGTGGCTATTCATCCTTACAATACATCAATGTATAAACGTAAAGATGTTTACAATGTTCTTGGTTTTAATGAGTTTTTAGATGAAAATACCATGACTCATAAGGAAAAGTTATCAGATAATGGTTATATTTCAGATGCCTCAGCGTTTAGTGAAGTGCTAGATGTGATGGGTAAATCTGATCAAGCGTCTTTTGTGCACTTAGTAACCATGCAAACACATATGCCTTATAACAATAAATACACAAATTCGCCGTTTACGCAGACAACATCAACGACAAATGCGTCGATTGATAATTACGCATTTGATATTTCTTATACATCAGAAGCGTTGAAACAATTTATTGAAGAAATCAATAAATTAGATAGACAGACGATTGTGGTTTTCTGGGGAGATCATCTACCGTCTATTTACCCAGATGATATTGTTGAAAAAAACAACCCAATTACCACTCATTTAACAGAGTATTTGATATATGATACGTTGTCGAAAGGGATACATAAAGAAGAAGTCATGAGCCCATTTTACTTTTCAAGTTTGATTACTAATTTTTCCCCTGTCGAACAAACAGGATTTAATGCTCTATTACTTGAATTACAGAAAGTATTACCAGCATTTGAAAAACAAATGTATTATGTAAATGGAAAATGGGAAAAAGAAGTATCTTTTACTAAAGAAGAAAGAGAACTCTATGAGGACTATCAGTTAATGGTTTATGATTTGGTTTCAGGTGAAAAGTATGGTCAGAAAATGTTTGATGTCCAATCATAATATGAATTTTTTAATAAAATAGTGAATTAATTGTAGTTTAAAAATTTTCATGATATAATCAGTTAGAATTATTCATAAGGGAGTAACTGGCAGTGCTACATACTGCGATAATGCCACCAATCGAAATCACTGTGTATTTCTGGTATTATCTTAAATAGTGAGACTTATGTATGTAGTTAAGCATACATAAGTCTTTTTTTATTTGACTTATGTATAGCGCGACAAATAAAAGGAGGAAAAAAAATGTCAGATCAAAAAAAGAAGCAGTTGAATGATGCATTTTATGTTGAAGATGAGAATATAGTGCTAGAAAAACTGCAATCAACTCCTAATGGGTTGAGTACTGCTGAAGCAGAAAAACGCCTTAAGGAGTATGGTCATAATCAATTGGATGAAGGGAAGAAAAAAAGTTTATTTAGTAAATTTTTAGACCAATTCAAAGATTTTATGATTATCATTTTACTTGCGGCAGCGGTACTATCATTTTTCATGGGAGACCAAGTTGAAGCGATTATGATTATTGTCGTGGTATTTATTATGGCAATCTTCGGAGTGGTGCAAGAAGCAAAAGCTGAAGAAGCAATTGAAGCATTGAAAGATATGTCAACACCAAATGCTAATGTACGTCGTGATAACACAACGAAAACAGTTAAAAGTACAGATTTAGTACCTGGTGATATTGTGTTGCTAGAAGCTGGAGATGTGATTCCGGCTGATATGCGTTTGATTGAAACAGCGTCGTTAAAAATTGAAGAAGCAGCCTTAACTGGTGAATCCGTTCCAGTTGAAAAAGAAGATGTGGTTTTAGAAAAAGAAGATATCGGTATTGGTGATCGTATCAATATGGCTTATATGAACAGTAATGTCACATATGGTCGTGGTGTTGGTGTGGTAACAGGTACAGGAATGAATACCGAAGTTGGTAAGATTGCTAACATGTTAGCTCAAGCTGACGAAACGAATACACCATTAAAAGAAAACTTAAATAAATTAGGTAAGGTGTTATCTATTGCGATTATTTTCATCTGTATTGTGATGTTTGGAGTGGGAATGTTACGTGGTGGACATGATTGGATGGAAATGTTGTTAACATCTGTATCATTAGCCGTTGCAGCAATTCCAGAAGGATTACCAGCGATTGTAACGATTATTTTAGCCTTAGGAACTCAAAAAATGGCGAAACGTAATGCGTTGGTCAGAAAATTACCAGCTGTTGAAACATTAGGTAGTACAGACATTATCTGTTCTGATAAAACAGGTACATTAACATTAAACCAAATGACAGTGGAAGAAGTGTTTACAAACAATGAATCAATTCGCGATTCAAAAGATATTCCATTAGAAAACACAACCTTAAAAATCATGACATTTTGTAATGATACAAAAATTTCTGACGATGGCACATTAATTGGTGACCCAACAGAAACTGCTTTAATTAAATATGGTGAAGATCGTGGTTATGATATTGCATCAAAATTAAAAGAAGAACCACGTTTAGCCGAAGTACCATTTGATTCTGATAGAAAATTAATGTCGACATTCCATAAATTACCTGACGGTCGCTTCTTTGTAGCTGTAAAAGGTGCGCCTGATGAATTATTGAAACGTTGTACAAACTATGACGTCAATGGCGAAATTAAATCAATGGATAAATCAGAAGAAGACTTGATTTTAAAGACTAATAAACAATTAGCGACACAGGCATTACGTGTACTTGCTATGGCTTATAAAATTGTAGATGAGATTCCAAGTGAATTAACAAGTGAAAATGTTGAAACGGATTTAATCTTCTCAGGTTTAGTCGGGATGATTGACCCAGAACGTAAAGAAGCAGCTGAAGCTGTACGTGTTGCCAAAGAAGCCGGTATTCGTCCAATCATGATTACTGGTGACCATAAAGACACAGCTGAAGCAATCGCTGTGCGTCTTGGTATTTTAAAAGAAGGTCAACATGATGCTGTTATTACTGGTGGCGAATTGAATAATATGTCAGATGAGCAACTAGCTAATTCGATTGAACAATATTCCGTTTACGCTAGAGTGTCACCTGAACATAAAGTACGTATTGTTAAAGCATGGCAAAAAGATGGGAAAGTAGTGGCGATGACAGGTGATGGTGTCAATGATGCACCAGCTCTTAAAACTGCTGATATTGGTATA from Vagococcus martis includes these protein-coding regions:
- the nadE gene encoding ammonia-dependent NAD(+) synthetase, whose protein sequence is MDELQQIIIKNLQVAPQIKAKEEIVKRVQFLKDYMLAHPFLKTYVLGISGGQDSTLAGKLAQLAISELREETGDTDYKFIAVRLPYGVQKDEDDAQKSLNFIQPDESLVINVKSSVDALVKELNEGSTIEVSDFNKGNIKARQRMVSQYAVAGQRSGAVIGTDHAAENLTGFFTKFGDGAADVLPLFGLNKRQGKALLKELGADKSLYEKIPTADLEENKPMIADEDALGVTYEAIDDYLEGKEVSDKDRETIERWYKKSEHKRHLPITLGDTFWVK
- a CDS encoding calcium-translocating P-type ATPase, PMCA-type → MSDQKKKQLNDAFYVEDENIVLEKLQSTPNGLSTAEAEKRLKEYGHNQLDEGKKKSLFSKFLDQFKDFMIIILLAAAVLSFFMGDQVEAIMIIVVVFIMAIFGVVQEAKAEEAIEALKDMSTPNANVRRDNTTKTVKSTDLVPGDIVLLEAGDVIPADMRLIETASLKIEEAALTGESVPVEKEDVVLEKEDIGIGDRINMAYMNSNVTYGRGVGVVTGTGMNTEVGKIANMLAQADETNTPLKENLNKLGKVLSIAIIFICIVMFGVGMLRGGHDWMEMLLTSVSLAVAAIPEGLPAIVTIILALGTQKMAKRNALVRKLPAVETLGSTDIICSDKTGTLTLNQMTVEEVFTNNESIRDSKDIPLENTTLKIMTFCNDTKISDDGTLIGDPTETALIKYGEDRGYDIASKLKEEPRLAEVPFDSDRKLMSTFHKLPDGRFFVAVKGAPDELLKRCTNYDVNGEIKSMDKSEEDLILKTNKQLATQALRVLAMAYKIVDEIPSELTSENVETDLIFSGLVGMIDPERKEAAEAVRVAKEAGIRPIMITGDHKDTAEAIAVRLGILKEGQHDAVITGGELNNMSDEQLANSIEQYSVYARVSPEHKVRIVKAWQKDGKVVAMTGDGVNDAPALKTADIGIGMGITGTEVSKGASDMVLADDNFSTIIVAVEEGRKVFSNIQKTVQYLLAANLGEVLTLFIATMLGWDTLLPVHLLWINVVTDTFPAIALGLEPAEKGIMKHKPRGRDSDFFSGGVMSSIIYQGILEAGLTLGVYMYAINNPVHSSYDAIHADALTMAYATLGLIQLIHAFNVKSVHESLFKVGPFRNKIFNYAILLSFVLLASTIVIPGFNDLFKVAHLDGHQWLAVLIGSFAILPIVEIVKWVQRKTIYK
- a CDS encoding LTA synthase family protein; translation: MESRVQRRVEQKQKKSWLKRIFTNPITKILLTLIIVYLSNFYLQLSQNSWSFSLAWKFAMEWHVEKFLLGTLVLLFLDMFLISLSGSFLIGNIIYITSIGLLGIANSQKMALRMEPIYPDDLKMIFEFTMMKDIIGNTYFILALILIGLALAGLVYALYRSIRLSKRQQIVRLVCFAVSIAGLFYASLFNQPNNLLRKEYNKTALWIPYSQKMNYYNTGFMGGFLYNLKVEAMDEPKNYSKETIDKIVKKYDTKAKENNAKKKYKEKPNVVFIMSESFSDPEKLDGIKLNKSPITDFRSVARQSVYSGEMLSQNYGGGTANIEFEALTGISMGLLNSQMTTPYTMMLPKKTEFPSIVSSLKQQDYQTVAIHPYNTSMYKRKDVYNVLGFNEFLDENTMTHKEKLSDNGYISDASAFSEVLDVMGKSDQASFVHLVTMQTHMPYNNKYTNSPFTQTTSTTNASIDNYAFDISYTSEALKQFIEEINKLDRQTIVVFWGDHLPSIYPDDIVEKNNPITTHLTEYLIYDTLSKGIHKEEVMSPFYFSSLITNFSPVEQTGFNALLLELQKVLPAFEKQMYYVNGKWEKEVSFTKEERELYEDYQLMVYDLVSGEKYGQKMFDVQS